The genomic stretch TATCTATGCCGCAATAGGGGAGGAACTTGGTCTTGTCGGCACACTGGGAGTCTTGGCTCTGTTTGCGTTCTGGATCTCACAGGCTCGTAGTATCTATTACAGGACCTCAGATGGATTCAAATCATCTCTGACATGGGGGATAACGCTTACCGTGGTTATCCCGCTTGTTATAAACGTTGCAGGAGTTACGAAGCTCATGCCCCTGACCGGTATGCCTCTGCCGTTTATAAGCTATGGCGGTACATCGCTGCTGACTATGTGGTCAAGGTTGGGTATACTTTTAAGGCTTGAAAAAGAAAGTTATCTGGGGGAAATATAAGAAGATGGTTAAGAAACTTCTTCTTGCGGCAGGCGGCACAGGGGGGCATATATGGCCGGCAATTTCATTCGGACAGTGGCTTGGCAAACACAAGCCGGATGTCCATGTTGATTACGTCTGCGGGATGCGCCCACTGGAACTCGAGATATACAAATCTGCCAATATTATCCCAAACAGGCTGCCTGTGGACGGCTCCCCTTTCTCTGGAAGCGGGTTGCTGAAAAGAACCAAACGTGCAGGTTCTCTGTTTCCGGCTCTGTACAACGCAAGCAAAATAATAAAAAATTCTTCGCCGGACTGCTGTATGTTATTTGGCGGGTATGTTTCACTCCCGTTGCTGTTCGTCTGCCGTATGCTGAAAATACCGGTTGTCATGCACGAACAGAATGCATATGCCGGGAAGGTTACCCGGATCGCGTCAAAACTGAATGTCGATATATTTACCGGTTGGAGCGAGTGTCCTCCTTTGCGCACCGGGGAATACACAAGAATCGGTGTGCCTGTTAGAGAGTTTGAGAGACTTGATCAGGATACTGCCTGGCGCACGCTTATGCTTTCGGAAAAAATGCCGGATGGGCCGAAGGTTATGGTATTGACCGGATCCCTTGGAAGCCAGCCGGTAAAAAAGATGATTTGCGATGTCGCAGGTATGGAGATGTTCAAGGATTGGAGCTTCGTTATACCTGCCGTTGCGGAGAAAAATGAAATGGCGGCAGACAATGTCTATTTGCTGCCAAAGACATGGAATGCAGGGCTCCTATACAGCATCGCAGATATGGCTGTAATAAGGGCAGGGGGTTCAACTCTGACTGAAGTCGGTGTTATGGATATCCCGTCTGTTGTCATACCTTGGCGCGGTGCCGCTGACGATCACCAATACCACAATGCAGTTGCATTTATTGCCGAAAACAGAGCCATAATGTGGGATGGAAATGGCTCTGCTGAAGATTTTTCCAAGAAACTGCTGTCGCTGTATTCTATTTTTAAAGGACAGCAGGAAAGTTCGACATTTAAACGGTATAATAACGCGGGGCGAATTTGCGAGGATTTATGGCTGGCACTTTCTTCCCATTTTTGAAAGGGGCGCTTGTTTTGCCACTGGAAGCAGATATTGATCTTAGAACTAAAAAAATCCACCTTATGGGTATCGGCGGCGCGGGGATGAGCGGTCTGGCTATCCTGCTTGACCAGATCGGGGCGGAGGTCTCGGGTTGTGATATGATACAGACCTCTTATTTTAAAAATTTGAATCTTCATAATATTCCTATAGCTATGGGACACGAGGCAAAGCATATTGAGGATTTTATGCCTGACATACTGGTCTATTCGAGCGCCATCCCTAATGACCACCCAGAGATATTGAATGCGTGGCAGCATGGCATTACAGTTGCCCGCAGGGCGGAAGTCCTTAGCCTTATCTTCAACGCAAGACGCGGAGTAGGCATAGCCGGAACACATGGCAAAACTACCACTTCTTCGATGATATCTCTTATTGGGGAAATGGCTGGAATGGATCCAACTGTCGCTATCGGCGGAGAACTTTCAGATATAGGGACGAACGCAAAAATTGGCACCGGTGAATTTATGGTAGCGGAGCTTGACGAGAGCGATCGTTCTTTTGTATGTTTTCATCCGGAAATAGCGGTAATCACTAATATCGATTGGGATCACAGGGATCACTATATAACATTTAAATCTGTCACTGACGCTTTTGCCGAGTTTCTATCCAACAGAAAAGACGGAGGAAAGAGCATACTCTGCATGGAGGATGCGGGAGTCAACAAGCTATGCAGGGAATATCGCTTAAAGGAAGGCATCGTCACTTATGGCTGGGGTTCAGGCTGGAACTGGGGTGCAACTGAAGTCCAGCA from Synergistaceae bacterium encodes the following:
- a CDS encoding UDP-N-acetylglucosamine--N-acetylmuramyl-(pentapeptide) pyrophosphoryl-undecaprenol N-acetylglucosamine transferase codes for the protein MVKKLLLAAGGTGGHIWPAISFGQWLGKHKPDVHVDYVCGMRPLELEIYKSANIIPNRLPVDGSPFSGSGLLKRTKRAGSLFPALYNASKIIKNSSPDCCMLFGGYVSLPLLFVCRMLKIPVVMHEQNAYAGKVTRIASKLNVDIFTGWSECPPLRTGEYTRIGVPVREFERLDQDTAWRTLMLSEKMPDGPKVMVLTGSLGSQPVKKMICDVAGMEMFKDWSFVIPAVAEKNEMAADNVYLLPKTWNAGLLYSIADMAVIRAGGSTLTEVGVMDIPSVVIPWRGAADDHQYHNAVAFIAENRAIMWDGNGSAEDFSKKLLSLYSIFKGQQESSTFKRYNNAGRICEDLWLALSSHF
- the murC gene encoding UDP-N-acetylmuramate--L-alanine ligase, with protein sequence MPLEADIDLRTKKIHLMGIGGAGMSGLAILLDQIGAEVSGCDMIQTSYFKNLNLHNIPIAMGHEAKHIEDFMPDILVYSSAIPNDHPEILNAWQHGITVARRAEVLSLIFNARRGVGIAGTHGKTTTSSMISLIGEMAGMDPTVAIGGELSDIGTNAKIGTGEFMVAELDESDRSFVCFHPEIAVITNIDWDHRDHYITFKSVTDAFAEFLSNRKDGGKSILCMEDAGVNKLCREYRLKEGIVTYGWGSGWNWGATEVQHSVGGGVSYAINYNGKKLDRISLVVSGEHNVLNSLAACAASSEMGILLSEVKKALATFKGAKRRLQKMGEVGDILVYDDYGHHPNEICATLSTIRKIFPDRRLVTIFQPHRFSRTAALYKEFADVLSLADSAFILPIYGSDEVPIDGVSSQMIFDAVSENNRANYELSGNFDDLVKSVCINARDGDIILTIGAGSVGTLGRKICRTLAEMRSSAEKDQLA